GTGCCGGCCCTCGACCGGCGCGAGAAGGAGCGGCGGATTGCGGCGATGCTCGACGATGTCGGGCTCGGCGATTTTGCCGGCCGCTACCCGCATCAGCTTTCCGGCGGCCAGCGCCAGCGCGTGGCGATCGCCCGGGCGCTGATCCGCAGGCCGGCCTTCATCGTCGCCGACGAGCCCATCTCGGCGCTCGACATGACCATCCAGAAGCAGATCCTGGCCCTGTTTCGTAAGCTGCAGCAGGACTACGGCTTCGCCTGCCTGTTCGTCAGTCACGATCTCGCCGCGGTCGAGGAGATCGCCGACCGGGTGGTGGTGATGAGCGCCGGGCGCATTGTCGAGCAGGGGCCGCGCGACGCGATCTTCGACCATCCCGGTCATGCCTATACGCAGCGCCTGCTTGCCGCATCGCCACGCCTCGAAGCGGTGACGGCGGAACCGGCGGCCTGACAGGCCAGCCGGAAAAGCGGTGGTATCCACTTCGGCCAAAGCTCTGTCTGAACTGCAGGGCTGACGTGCGGCGCCGCGATCCAGCGGCCGGACGATGGGGCTTGGGCAGCCGCCGCCAGCAGATCACGGCAGGATCATTCCGGGCCGGGGGCTATCGGAATATGTAGGAGGCCGCTGCGTAAAGATCTACTTTGTAATTGAAATAAGAATGATGCGTGTAAGTAGAATTGAATCATCATGCTGCATGGCCAGTTGATTGTTTAAAAATACTGTAAACTGGCGTCGTTGACCGTCGATCCGGCACGCTGATAGCAGGCGCGAATTGCAGTTGTCTGGATTCGCGCCCGTGAGAATTCATATCGTGCTGCTGGCCGCGTCCAGCATCCTTGCCGTCTCGGCCGCATCGGCCCAGCAGAACACGTCCACCACCACGCTCGACGAGATCGTCATCGACGGCCAGGCGGGTGGCCAGCGCGGCGTCATCACGACCGATGGCTATGTCGCCACGTCGGGGCGCAGCGCCACCAAGACCGATACGCCGCTGCTCGAAACGCCGATGTCGATCTCCACCGTCACCCAGGCGCAGCTCGACGATCGCAGGCCCCAGTCGCTGCTCGAGGCCCTGGCCTTCACGCCGGGCGCGCGGGTCGGCACCTATGGCTTCGACCCGCGCTACGACGCGTTCACGATCCGCGGCATCGATGTCACCAATACCGGCGTGTTCCGCGACGGCCTGAGGCAGATCAACAGTCCCAACGGCCTGTTCCGCCTCGAACCCTACGGCCTCGAAGCGATCTCGATCCTCCGCGGCCCGACCGCCTCGCTTTACGGCGCGAGCAGCTCGGCCGGCATCGTCGACCTGATCAGCAAGCGACCGACCGCGACGCCCTTCCGCGAGGTCGAGGTGCAGACCGGCTCGTTCGGTCGCCTTCAGGGCAGCTTCGACCTGTCGGGTCCGGTCAATGGCGACGAGCGTTTCCTCTACCGTCTGACCGGCCTCGTGCGCGACGCCGATACGGTGATCGGCGCGGTCAAGGACAACCGCGTCTTCATCGCGCCCGCCTTCACCTGGCGGCCGACGGAGGCGACGACCCTGACCTTCCTCAGCGAGTATATGAACTCGACCACGGGCGGCACGGCGGCCTACATCAATGCCTATGCGCCCTACGTCGATCGCAACGGCGTCGTCACCTCCAAGTCGATCGGCGCCACGCGGGTCTTCGGTGGCGACGGGCGCTACAACGCGTTCCGGCAGGACCAGTGGCGCATCGGCTACGAGCTCGATCATCGGTTCAACGAGACCTTCACGCTGCGCCAGCGGCTGCGCTATTCGCAGCTCAGCAACAATCAGCAATATGTCTTCGCCGGCTCGCCCGGCCTGACGCGCGAGGAGAATTCCGGCCTGGTCGTCGA
This portion of the bacterium YEK0313 genome encodes:
- the fhuA_3 gene encoding Ferrichrome-iron receptor precursor translates to MRIHIVLLAASSILAVSAASAQQNTSTTTLDEIVIDGQAGGQRGVITTDGYVATSGRSATKTDTPLLETPMSISTVTQAQLDDRRPQSLLEALAFTPGARVGTYGFDPRYDAFTIRGIDVTNTGVFRDGLRQINSPNGLFRLEPYGLEAISILRGPTASLYGASSSAGIVDLISKRPTATPFREVEVQTGSFGRLQGSFDLSGPVNGDERFLYRLTGLVRDADTVIGAVKDNRVFIAPAFTWRPTEATTLTFLSEYMNSTTGGTAAYINAYAPYVDRNGVVTSKSIGATRVFGGDGRYNAFRQDQWRIGYELDHRFNETFTLRQRLRYSQLSNNQQYVFAGSPGLTREENSGLVVDTSLETRLRTGEIEHKLLTGVDVTYLTYQSREGYGGTIGVDPDFASRVRQTQTMTGIYAQDQLSWRNWRLTLGGRYDWLSSRFARGFPAAGVTDYAREDGKFSGRAALSYVADSGLAPYISYGTSFTPNPGAVLSGGVAVPTTGEQVEAGVKYDLPGRNMSLRAAVFSIRQENAVVYEVVQGINRQVQLDLRSQGFELEGIASLANGLSFQASYSYNDARILKLTPETVGNRLSSVPYHMASAWLNYTVQDGPARGLGLGLGVRYVGSSLGDNLNRPVLDNKPRTLIDASIRYDLENLNPQWRGLRLQVNATNLLNEMRQTCTVGFCYFDEGRKVIASLRYRW